From a single Oncorhynchus tshawytscha isolate Ot180627B linkage group LG33, Otsh_v2.0, whole genome shotgun sequence genomic region:
- the LOC112230861 gene encoding unconventional myosin-XVIIIb-like: protein MVQPGSEQPISSQCQLAAAEVLCLGSGGGSQGSQQRSGTVRKTFSGELAAIRRHSCCISVKLQADALLNLIGRARPVFMQCVFAKTDSGSGCFDVPALRVQLHSAHILPALQLYHTGYSEHVTLSDFRCRFQALSPLVMKRCS from the exons ATGGTTCAGCCTGGTTCAGAGCAACCAATCAGCTCTCAATGCCAGCTCGCTGCTGCAGAAGTCCTCTGT ttgggtAGTGGTGGGGGCAGCCAGGGCTCGCAACAGAGGAGTGGGACTGTCAGAAAGACCTTCAGTGGAGAATTGGCCGCCATACGCAGGCACTCCTgctgtatatcagtcaaactACAGGCC GATGCTCTGTTGAATCTGATTGGTCGAGCCAGGCCAGTGTTCATGCAGTGTGTGTTTGCTAAGACAGACAGCGGTAGCGGATGTTTTGACGTCCCTGCTCTCAGAGTCCAGCTGCACTCTGCACACATCCTCCCCGCCCTGCAGCTCTACCACACAG GTTATTCGGAACACGTGACTTTGAGTGACTTCAGGTGTCGTTTCCAGGCTCTGTCTCCTCTGGTCATGAAAAG gtGTTCATGA